The Pirellulales bacterium genome has a segment encoding these proteins:
- a CDS encoding acyl--CoA ligase, with translation MSVATLASVLSPGPILAACAAFRGSIIDLDAGRVVGPAALGRGREHLARELTQCGVQPGERIVVAVANGPAFFAVLGAALEIGAAPLLVHVKTPAVELRRTALRFGAPWVLTDEASDTELDDAQLPARQLAADGTWHTRLARVSPQDPAFELRFPALPAVPLHPTSGTTGVPKVAVRPGACAIAEAAHYVETIGIGPHDVILATTPMSHAYAYGMGVMVPLISHAKVVTMRSFDAAIARRALLEQGITILPAVPAMLDVLTFGAGNSLRGTARCVLSAGAPLPERTARRFFECAGVHVRPLYGTTETGGISVGTADFGLAGDGYVGPSMRGVDAEIRAAGAMSNSREDIGRVAIRSSSMMAGYLAYDGIDMAAIADGWFVTGDIGMRDERGGLHLHGRESEVINVGGLKVIPVEVEEVLAALPGVMDVKVYAGQDRNGRQFVKAALVTDPQVDEARVRAYCDAELVYYKRPRTVVLTDRLPRTPSGKIIAAQLP, from the coding sequence ATGTCTGTGGCCACGTTAGCCAGCGTGTTGTCGCCGGGGCCGATCCTCGCCGCCTGCGCCGCCTTCCGCGGATCGATCATCGATCTCGACGCAGGTCGCGTGGTAGGGCCGGCCGCGCTGGGCCGCGGTCGCGAACACCTGGCACGCGAGCTCACGCAATGCGGTGTGCAGCCCGGCGAGCGGATCGTGGTGGCCGTGGCGAACGGACCGGCGTTTTTTGCTGTGCTGGGAGCGGCGCTCGAAATCGGCGCTGCTCCGCTGTTGGTCCACGTCAAAACACCGGCCGTCGAACTGCGCCGGACGGCCCTGCGCTTTGGAGCGCCGTGGGTGCTGACCGACGAGGCGAGCGACACCGAACTCGACGACGCACAGCTACCCGCCCGGCAGCTTGCTGCAGACGGAACGTGGCACACGCGACTCGCGCGGGTGTCACCGCAAGATCCGGCATTCGAGCTGCGATTTCCCGCGCTGCCGGCCGTGCCGCTGCATCCGACCTCAGGTACGACGGGCGTGCCGAAGGTCGCCGTGCGGCCGGGCGCCTGTGCCATCGCCGAGGCAGCCCATTATGTCGAGACGATCGGCATCGGTCCGCACGACGTGATCCTGGCCACGACGCCGATGAGCCATGCCTACGCCTATGGCATGGGCGTGATGGTCCCGCTCATCAGCCATGCGAAAGTCGTCACCATGCGATCGTTCGACGCGGCCATCGCACGGCGAGCCCTGCTCGAGCAGGGCATCACGATCCTGCCGGCGGTCCCCGCCATGCTCGACGTGCTGACCTTCGGGGCTGGCAACAGCCTGCGAGGAACGGCGCGGTGCGTGCTCTCGGCAGGTGCGCCTTTGCCCGAGCGAACGGCGCGGCGATTCTTCGAGTGCGCCGGAGTGCACGTCCGGCCCCTTTATGGTACGACCGAGACCGGCGGCATCAGCGTCGGCACTGCCGATTTCGGCCTGGCGGGCGACGGTTACGTCGGACCCTCGATGCGGGGCGTCGATGCCGAGATTCGCGCGGCGGGCGCGATGAGTAACTCGCGCGAAGACATCGGCCGCGTCGCCATTCGCAGCTCCTCCATGATGGCCGGCTACCTGGCCTACGACGGGATCGATATGGCCGCGATCGCCGACGGTTGGTTCGTCACCGGCGACATCGGCATGCGTGACGAGCGCGGCGGCCTGCATCTGCATGGACGCGAGTCGGAGGTCATCAACGTCGGCGGCCTGAAGGTGATCCCCGTCGAAGTGGAAGAAGTGCTGGCGGCGCTGCCCGGCGTAATGGACGTGAAGGTCTACGCGGGACAGGACCGCAACGGACGCCAGTTCGTCAAAGCAGCATTGGTAACCGATCCGCAAGTCGACGAAGCTCGCGTGCGTGCCTACTGCGATGCCGAGCTGGTGTATTACAAACGTCCGCGGACCGTCGTGCTCACCGACCGGCTGCCCCGGACGCCCAGCGGCAAGATCATCGCGGCGCAACTTCCCTGA